A stretch of Miscanthus floridulus cultivar M001 chromosome 13, ASM1932011v1, whole genome shotgun sequence DNA encodes these proteins:
- the LOC136499691 gene encoding uncharacterized protein, which produces MDHLESVPQPRRYLLMIDPIINTKWLTKVQMDGGSGLKIMYAETLDAMGIDRETLTFEVVGFHRTYHAILGQPCYVKFMAILNYTYLKLKMLGPSRVITISTSFQHAYECEVECCNHAAAIVASGQLATIRKEVTEEAPNPKRSTGSFEPVEGAKEVLIDLGSPKGKVVHIGTALSSK; this is translated from the exons atGGACCACCTGGAGAGCGTCCCACAACCAAGGAGATACCTGCTCATGATCGACCCGATCATCAacacgaagtggctcaccaaggtacaaatggatggaggcagtggcctcaagatcatgtacgccgagacgctcgacgctatgggcatcgaccga gagaccctcaccttcgaagtggttgggttccacagaACTTACCACGCCATTCTAGGACaaccatgctatgtgaagttcatggccatcctcaactacacctacctcaagctaaagatgttgggccccagcagggtcatcaccattagCACATCCTTCCagcatgcctatgagtgcgaggtcgagtgctgcaatCACGccgcagcaatcgtcgcctctggACAGCTCGcgaccatcaggaaggaggtcaccgaagaagcacccaaccctAAGAGGTCGACCGGGTCTTTCGAGCCAGtggagggtgccaaggaggtcctcatagatctcgGCAGCCCCAAGGGCAAggtggtgcacattggcaccgcactttcctctaaatag